In Lycium ferocissimum isolate CSIRO_LF1 chromosome 3, AGI_CSIRO_Lferr_CH_V1, whole genome shotgun sequence, the genomic window ATTTTTCTTATAGTATAATTTTTGATACAACCCAAGAGGGAAATTAAGACAAACTAAAAACAATGtaaagggaaaaagaagaaggaaaactAGCAACCCAAATAATCTGTGTCCTAAAGAAGTGCCCTGCTTgtaaactcattcactactatGGTTATGCTCTTGCATTTAGGTGAATATGGGAGGGATGCCCTGTTGATGTCGAAAAACATTTAGTGGGTCAATTGTTGTCTTAGCTTTTACCAACCTATCATAGTTATTCAAGAAATACTTTTCACCCCAGACCCTAGCTCTCTCCACTGCATGATTCGTATTACTAGTATTTAGCAATAAGTAGTCCATCATTCCAAGGTCCAGATCCATGTAGTTGACATAAGCTGCTCTAGGCGCGCTTGAAACAAAGGGTGCCATTGTATTGTAAAACTCCCTTATCCACTCTATGTACGCATTGCTCTTGCCAATATTATCCTTTTCTTTCCACTGTACTAGATATTGAATTCCGAAAAGGTTACCCTTTCTATGAGGGAATGCAATAGCTTCCTCACTAATCCTCTGCATGGCTCCACCGTAAGGGTCCAGTATAATGAGTCCCTTGGGCTCTTTCTCAAGTACATCAAGAGTAGCCATTATTCCACCCATTGAAATTGGGGTCTTAACATAGTCTGATTTGGCTTTAAAGTAAGTTTTTTTCTCAAAGTAGCGTTCTTTCAAAAGCGAGACGTAAGAGGAGTTTGCAGCGTTATCTAAGTCGGAAAAGAAAAGTGTGGACTCAATCCAACTCATTTCATTGCAGTCATGTTTCAGAACGCCCAACTCCGGAAAGACCTCATTCAAGATGGAAATGGCTTCAGTTCTTGGACCTAAGTGAAATCCGTTGAATTGTGTATTTATTTCAGGAGTTTTCCCTCCACTAACAGAGACGGATAGGTAAAATTCATCGTCCAACTTTGGTGCAACTAGTTGCCATTTGTGAACTAGTTGGGACACGTAACTTTTGGAGCCAGACCTAGAGACTATGAAACTAGTTACTGTCTTGGGTACTTTGAGCAATCGGATTTTCCAGGCATAGATGATTCCCCATATTCCACCGCCACCACCTCTGATGGCCCAAAAAACATCTTCTCCCATGGCTTTGCGGTCTAATAGCCGTCCTTGCGCATCAACAAGAAGAGCATCTACCACATTATCAGCCGCAAGTCCATATTTTCTAGATAAAAATCCAAAACCACCCCCCGAAATGTGCCCACCAACGCCCACAGTTGGGCAAGAACCTGCTGCAAAACCGTGAACGTTGCTGGCCTGGGAAATGGCATAATAAGTCTGGCCAAGTGTTGCACCGCCCTGCACCCAAGCCGTTCCTGAATCCAAATCTACTGAAACACCGTCTAATTTCATCAAGTCAATGATCACAAACGGGGAACCATCTACGGAAACTGATGAAGTCCCTTCATAACTGTGTCCTCCGCACCTTACTCTGATTTCATATGAAGCTCGTCTGCTACACCGAACACTGCTCACGAGCTGCTCCTTCCTTTGTGGTACGATAATGACTGTTGGTTTCGGCATAAAGGATGCCGCAAATCGGAGATTCTGAATGGAGAAGTCAAGCAAGTTAAAGTAATTACTAGCTGCAGAATCATCACTTGTTGGGTAAACAGAGAAGTTACTGACATTGTAATTGATTAAACAGGTGCAAATGGTATCGAGATTTGTACTAGTAGAGAAGGAAGGTACAAGAAGAGAAGTAAATAAGACGAAGCTGATCAGAATCATGATCGGAAGGTTGGGAAACATGGATGTATTTCGTTTCATGGCAGATGTCGTTTacttccaacttattttttgacCTCTTCGGATTCCATTTGAGGTACAGAGAAGCTTTATACAAAGAAGAGTTCATAGTAGAAGTCAGCAGTTCGAGgacaaaaagatgaagagatcaagGAAATGAAACAGAATCGGAGGTGCCGGCCTAACCATTTTTATTTAACGCttattatatttatacatgaaaatggaTGGTGTGATAGACGCCCACCATAACATGACAATACACATTTCCATTCTGCAGGAGATTCAGATTAAATAAGGAATAGTGCAGGCCAACACCAGCATACAACAACTCTATTCTAGCAGATTAGAGCGCTTCATAATGAGGACTGCTATTTTACTGCCTTAATAACTCTTAATGTAGAAAATTAAAACTGAAGTCAGTCCCCTATACTCTTACATGCTCTGCCTCAATTGTTTTTTGACTTGTCGAACAATCAGTGTGCATATTATTCCACAACACCTGTCTCACATGATAGTACTTCAAAATTAACGGGACCTGAATCCTGATTCgatatttttcatacacttgaAAGACTACTTTAATTTTAGATCTTGTCCTTTtattaattttagagaaaataCATAAGTTGCCACCTAAAGTTATTTCCAAAAGTCATTTACATAATTTGACTTTATGGGCAAGCCTTTACGCCCGATTCTTGTTTGGAGTAGAACTATTACCCGATTAATTCATAACGTGGCAAAAGAGGTACAATCACTGCTCTCAACGTGCATATGAAGCAAAAACCAGATAAAAATCTTATTAAAACCACTACAAAAAACACTGAAATTAGCTACGAACGTCATCATTAATCTGTCGCTAAATAGCTCGTAGCTAATAGATTTTTTTGATAATCCGTCCCTAAATAGGATTAGCGACGAATTTTGCTATTTAGCTACCAAATTTGTTTGTcgctcactttttttaaaatagtggATGTGCATATGTCATCATTTTATTGGACAAATAATCTTTTGTATTTGTCGTTCACACTTGATCTCTACCAACTATttcctcctctctttttttaacTTCATCTTGCTCTCTATTTCCACCATCCTCATACACGCCCTTTCGTACTTTGGTTTCTTCGCTAAACTGCCCACCATGTTGAGGAACATCAATTGCAGTGAAGAATCGATACATGCAGAGAAGctatagaagaagaagatgacgaAGATGACCACGACGACGATGACAAAGAAGAAGAGGCGGAGCAGAGGAAGAGCAGAAGAGGAGGAGGATAATGTCTCCAAACAAACTAAATTTATCTAACTTCCACTACTGTCACTTAATTCCCCTTACTGCTTACTAACACTTTCAGTCACAACTGACTACTCTACATATCACAACTCTCCCCCTCCAAGCTGATGGTTGGAAAATGTACTCCTAAGTACATGCGTCAGTGGCGGAGCTACAGTGTAGCAAGGGTGGTCAAGTGAACACCCTTACCGGAAAATTACAACGTAGATATATGTAAAATCACGTTCTATAGATCGATAGTATTTATTTTGAACACCCTTGACATGATTGGATGAGGTAGCCCAGTGGTGAAGGGTGTTCAGCGAAAATCCAAGCAAGCTAAGCGCGCAGGATGGATTCCGTCTAGAGGCCCTTTTtagtttttctaattttttgcCTATTAGGTTCCATTCACTGCATAATTACACATTGATTTTAAGGCTCTATATATGGCctactttttgtttttgaaagaacattCATACAAACCTTAGAcccaattcttttccttttgaaaaacatAAGCAGCAACACCCAATTGAATACCCAAAACGTTGTATGTttgactttttttcttttaattaaactttttaaaCTAAGCTTAAAAGTAATAGTTTAATTGAAAGTTACTTGGGCCATTTAACTATAGGTGACCCTTAAGTCTTTTTATTGAGTGGAGGtaactcaagttttaattattgagtggaGGTGATGTTTTTTGATTAGTGATTAGAGGTTTTGTCCTTGcccaaaagtttttattttgatactttgaccctcaactttatttttaatactttaccctcaagttttattttttaacactttgatgGCCATCAATATAAGCCtaaaataccaaaatgggtccaaaaaaaaaaaaagggcgcCAATAGCCGCACCTGTTTTTGCTCTTTTCCCTCCagtgttcttcttcttcctcggTTCGttcttcctccttcttcttcttcttcttttcaatcCGCCTgttctcattctttttctctctccattcTTCTTCCTCATCTTCCATTGCTGCTTCCCTGCTTCTTCTTCATCCATTGCTGTGCcattttgaagaatttgctcaacaaaagaaaaaactaaaccACCAGATTTGCAATTTTTTTGGCTGGATTTCGTTAGTGTCTACATGGGCATTACTTCNNNNNNNNNNNNNNNNNNNNNNNNNNNNNNNNNNNNNNNNNNNNNNNNNNNNNNNNNNNNNNNNNNNNNNNNNNNNNNNNNNNNNNNNNNNNNNNNNNNNcaaattaagacacttaaattaaaATGGGACGGAGCGAGCTCTATTAAAACTCAAAAGCTAAAATGCTGTAAGAAGAGAATCTCCTTTTGGTTCTGCTCCCCATTGTACATGTCTCATCATTACTGCTGCCATCGCCGAAGACCGGTGAAAGCTAGAAACTTAAAAGTGATtcgattctaggttgaattctcttctctttattatttttgtttctttgtcCGTTCACTTCAGTTAAATTAAATATGAACAAAGTTTTGGTCCTTTTAAATGGTGATTAAAGTTAAATATTGCATAGCTTGATTTTAAGTTTCCGGTGCACCCATTtataaacaataaaaaaaaatatgaatattGCGTagtttaattataaaatttttgaTGCACccattcatatttttttttttttgaatattgcgtagtttgattttaaaattttcgatGTATTCAATCATCAAAAAAAGGTTTTTCTACTTGTGTAAAGCTTGAATACCCTTCGCGAaattcctggctccgccactgacaTGCGTTGTGTCTTCCCCGAGATCTTTGTAAGTAAATTAGTCTACTGCTTTTGGTTGAAATATGATGTGTCTTGATATTTCATTGCATCAGATTTTCTCTAACAAAATGACAGccaatttttatatatagtgTTATCTCATGGAAGATTGGATTAGTTACACTTTGAGTTGAAATTTTTTCTATAACAATATATGTACACTGGATGCTAAATTTCATCCCCTAGCTCTTTATACAGTACAATTAGAGGTCATTGGTAAGGTGTATAAGAATGATACTGGTGTATTAGTAATGCTGGGATTAGTTATCTGACAGTAGTTATGCTAGGATTATTGCTTATCCActatttggtttggtgtattaaaaataacatgcattgcataatttctaaaataaaatgtTGTTTACAAAATTTTCCTCCGTATTCTTTAGCTTTGTACACTTTCTTTGCAACAACTAGTTCTTTTACTCTCTCTTACAACGACTATTTTTATTGCAACAATTTTATTGCAACGTCTGTTCACTCCCTATATAATTCGAGGTGGAATTTCTAGCGTATGAGAATGAAAGTATCTATTACCCAGTCCTGAAATGaaattttctcataaaaaaGAATCTAGATGCAAACTTAACCAAGTGACAGCTCTCCAAACCAGAATGCTAAACATATAGCATTAATAGTTGTGGTTTAGCATATACAAGTTACAACGTTATACGTAGGAAATGCTACTCCAATTATGTGACTTCAAAGCTAAGGTTTCCTACAAATTTTGGGTGTTAAAAGAGTAGGAGTAGGACCAATAGAATTTGAACTATTCCCAAGAAAATCCGAATTGAAGCTCCCCAAAATTACTGTAGGTCCAACTTAATAATTGTAAAAGGTTTTAAGGGACTTCAGGGGCAAATTGTGTCTTTAGTCATGCTTATGCATGTATTAAAAACTATTGTACTGTTAATCATGATTTGCTATGTATTAGTTATACAAAGGATAATACCAAATAGGGTTAGTTATACATAGGTTGAAAAAGTGTACCAAACAAGATATTAGTAATACACACAGCTAAGGCCTTGCTCCTGAACTTTGCTACAGCTAAAGGCAACTGTTTCCTTTTTTAGACTTCCATGATACTAGAGCATCCCCGAACTTCACAAGGTCAATAGTGACAGATCTCCTGGTTTGTAGGCAAGTGCCCTAGTTTGACTCACAGTGATTCTCTGTGAAGGTATTGGCAATCCCAGCACTGGTTGTCTTGATATACCTTACTACTCTTAAGGCAACTTCCAACTGTGAATACTTAGTACCTGTATGCATAAACTTAGTACCTGTACCGCAAAAGATATATCAACTCTGGTCATGGTTAGACATAATAGCCTTCTAACTAATCTTTGATACTTTCAACATCTTCAACATATTTATCTTCTGGTTCACTCAGAGATCCCTTCTCATGAGAGTCATATTCAATTGAGATAAGCCTGAGATTTGCACCTAGAGGTGCATTCACTAGTTTATCACCTCCTAATCCCAATTCTGATATTATCTACAAGGCACACTTGATCTGGCTCATGACAATTCCATTGTTTAGATCTAGATAAATTCAATTCCAATGAAGAATTTTAGCTCCCATAGATTTTTCATCttaaacttcaacttcaaatcattcCAGGTTCTTGTTATAAGAACTTCACTATTAACAAGAACTTCACTATTTTCAGATATCAACAAACCATCAACATATACTAGTACTACTAGTAGCTCAGTTTCTTCTTCCTGGTAAAGAGAGAATAATCAAAGTGGCTTTGAACAACGCCTAAATATACCAATGCCACTGTTAGTTTTAGATTCACTGTCCTAGAGCCTTTTTGAGATCATATAGAGATTTGTAGAGTTTGCAAAACTTTCCAGACTCCCCTTGTCTTCTAAATTCGTGAGGAATCACCATGTAGATGTGTATCCCGGGTATAACTTGTGTACTCTCATTTGTATCCACTGTATATCCGTGTATACCTCTGTGTGAGATACATGTGTCGCAGAGATTTTCCTACTCCATTTTAACTACGAATTTCACCTCCAATCTTCctcaaattttatatattgCCTAGTCTATGTGTTATAAACGAATACCACCCATACTCACTGAAaaacatcctttttttttttaaagtttttttggATATTGTAAATCATTAAAAACTTTTTGTGGCAAAAAATGGTTAAATACTAAAAATGGCTCTGTAACGAATTTGAATTTCGCCATCTTACCGTCCAAGTGTGTTTGAAGGAAAGCTGCAAACAAGGCCTAAAACAGCGGATCAGAAATAAAGGAATAACTGAACAAGCTTTTGAGCGGAACACCGTTGCTCGAATATTAAGTGGAGACTTTCAAAACCTTTGTTTTCACAATACAAGGAGAACCTATCGTGAACCTTCGCCTAAAAGCTAGCTAATCTTATCGATAAGACCAAAGAGCTGAGCTTACCTAATAATATAGCAGGATTATTACAAGGAATAATCTGTGTACACAAGGGAACGACATAATTAGGACCTTCTCCACTTGTCTAATTCTTGTGTAGTCGCTTTGATTAGCTTTTTGGTGTTCACAACAAGCTCATCAAGGAGTTCGCCTACCTCATTCCTGAAAAAACGAGGAACATGGCATTAGGAACTAATTACACCTTAAAGGTTCGAAACATGAAATGTATATTGGTAATTAGTAAACCACCCTCAATAAGAGCCCGGCTGTTCCAAACCCAATTCCACAGAGCACCCGATCAGCAAGAGAGGCACCCATCAAAGGTAGTTCCAACAGTTGGTTAAATACAAGAAGAGAGAGCATTTGTCTGTTGAATGGTAATCTAAGATTCTTTGACTTTCTTCGAAAGTGTTGCCAAGAttgcgtgtcggatcctccaaaaatacactacttttgaaggatccgacacgcacccaACAACATTTTAGGCtagtccgagtaacttagatGGTAATAACAAAAAGACACTAATTGTAGGATAACAGTTTGTGTCCCTCTTTTCAGCCTTCTTTTGTTTGGAATTACCCGACTTATGCCTCACTGGAAATATCACAAGCGCATAATGATGAATAAAGTTCTGCTTTCTATGAAGAATTAAAAAGTAATATTCCCAGTAATCAACTTGTAACATCACACGAATTCAAAACAGATCACTTGAAGACAAGGTCAACATTATATCAAAACTAACATTACTGAGCAATATGCAGGATCAGAATTCCGGGAGATTAGTCATGCATTACACTAAAAGGCCTTATGCAAACAAGAATGatggttaaaagtctcattGAGGTAGAACGGGAGAGTATGAAAGAATGTCAACTAGACAAGGAAAGGACCATGTATTTAAGGTCAGCACATTCAAGTGTTCAAAATCTGCAATCGGATGAAGATTTTATACTTTTGGTTTTGAATTGGTAATATCAACCACAAGAAGCCATTATCAAATAACGGACATGAGTTTAGAAAGCACATGGGTCAACTAAAATGACTTTACAGTacatttcttgaaaaatgaagTGCCTGGAGTAACTTTCATAAACAAGAAGTACTAGTTCCCTATCAATTAGACATTACTGAAAATAAATTAAGACAGGAAGCAAAGATTTTCTGTGTGTCTCTATAtaaaacacaaacatataaGAACTGGTGCTGTTTAGCAAGCAAAATTATAGAGAACTTCACTTACAGATGCACGTAATCATAAGAGCAGTCATTACCAATTTGGCACCAAAATTAGAAAGGATCCGGGAAGCCCATGGGAGTACACAAAACTCAAAATAAGAAAGGCTGTAGCAATTCATTTTTGATGTCTTTTAAGCCAATAACTTGCaattatgatatgacataataacaacaattcATTAGTACCCTGCCAAAATGTGAGTTGCCATTCAATATTCCAGAAACAGTATAGCAGTGTTTAGGTAAACAAGTATCCTACTATACTTATTTGTCTTCATAACCTACTAGAAGAAACATGTGATTATTGTGATCTTCTTTAAGTATTTACTATGTAAATCCTTTATCTAGCATAAAAggattattatttattttgttaaggTTGCTTAATGGTATTAAGATATCACTTAAAGAAACCTACCTCCCAGAGGATTCCGGTTTAGATTGGGTAGTGGATGGCGAACTCTACACTATTGCACTTGATATGACTGTATATTAATGTACTGATACTATAATGGGAAAAGGGAGGACTACTTTTTTTTGGATAACTTAGGTGTCAAGGCCAGCTTGCGGGCATCTCGACTAATTCCTAGGACTACTTTTTATGCTTCTTCAAAACCTCGCTAACTATTAAGCAGCCCTGAAACTTCAGAAGGAACTAAAGGCAAAACAATGAAACTTCATCCGTCATGAGTATAAATTTCATGGATGGTACCTAAGCTGATGATTTATTACAGAAAAGAGCCTAAACTATTGTTTGTAACTAGAATATACTTATACCATTCCTATATATAATTGGAAATAATAGTTACCAGAATTGTCATTTCTGGCGTGGGTATTTGTATTTGGGTAGTAACCGGAGGCCTGGAAATGACAATTCTAATTACTAGTACTTttaaggcataatacataaatagaaaCTTAAACTTGGCCTCAGCCGGCAAGTAAGCACTCCAACTTCGGGAGTGCACAAATAGACACCTCAACTTCTCCCCATTGTGTCTCATGAACACCCGATGCTGAGGTAgcacataaattttggaggtgtttagatgatcattttgcaagttggagtgttcaaccGACACAGTGGAGACGAGTTATGGTGTCTAAATgtgtattttcaaagttaaagtGTTTAGTTGTCAGCTTAGGCCAATACACTAGCCAAGTTTGAGAGTcagtttatgtattatgcctacttttaattatatatgaGTAATATAGGTATATTCTAGTTAGAAAATCTAATTGAAGTAGTGGTGTGTCATAAATCATTAGTTTAGTTAGCACCCGTGAAATTTACCCTCCGTCATGAATAACAAGAATTAAGCAAGCAAAACTTACCGATTAGGCAAATTGGCAGGCCCATGGAAAAGCTTGCCGACATTAGAGTATCTACGGGTGTCATCATAAGCAAAACCTCTTCCAACAGCGTAGCCAAAACCAAGACCAATTCCACAGCCAGCACCTAACCCAAAACCCAGTTGCAAGCCAGGAAGTCCAGGACCAAAGCCAGTGCcttaagaaaggaaagaaagaaataggcAATTCAAGTCATATATTGGGAAAAGGAAAAGTGAGGAAAATGAAAGAATGAATAATTAGAACCTCCGAAAAAGTGAGGAAAATGAAAGAATGAATAATTAGAACCTCCGATAAGGCCGATTCCGAGACCAAAACCACAGCCAATGCCAAGTCCAAAAGCAGGTCCAATCTTCCCCAATTGCTTCGACTTAACTATCGGTAGCTTCCATACCAAACCCCTTTCTTCATCTCCCCCTTTCATCTCTCTCCTGATTTCCAATTCGAGCTTCAGAGTAAACGACAGCTCTAGCCCCCAAATCTCTATCCCAGAGTTGGCCAAATTGGCTCAGGCTGAATTGGTTTTGTCGCTCaatatttatgtgaatttttcaacagatttttatttttattaggcTTAATACGATATTCTGTTAAAATTGacactaattttatttagccaCATCAAATTCAGCCTATTTCAATCGAGCACTTGAACATGTGATATGTTATTTTTGAATTTAGTGTTAGTATTTTCATTTTGATACTTGATCAAATTTTCTGCATTTAAactattcatgatttctacttTTAGTATTTAAAACATGTCTATGATTTATATTCCCCACATGTGTATCTTTCACGTTATGTCAAGCCATGCATGTGGTTCACT contains:
- the LOC132051127 gene encoding berberine bridge enzyme-like D-2 — encoded protein: MKRNTSMFPNLPIMILISFVLFTSLLVPSFSTSTNLDTICTCLINYNVSNFSVYPTSDDSAASNYFNLLDFSIQNLRFAASFMPKPTVIIVPQRKEQLVSSVRCSRRASYEIRVRCGGHSYEGTSSVSVDGSPFVIIDLMKLDGVSVDLDSGTAWVQGGATLGQTYYAISQASNVHGFAAGSCPTVGVGGHISGGGFGFLSRKYGLAADNVVDALLVDAQGRLLDRKAMGEDVFWAIRGGGGGIWGIIYAWKIRLLKVPKTVTSFIVSRSGSKSYVSQLVHKWQLVAPKLDDEFYLSVSVSGGKTPEINTQFNGFHLGPRTEAISILNEVFPELGVLKHDCNEMSWIESTLFFSDLDNAANSSYVSLLKERYFEKKTYFKAKSDYVKTPISMGGIMATLDVLEKEPKGLIILDPYGGAMQRISEEAIAFPHRKGNLFGIQYLVQWKEKDNIGKSNAYIEWIREFYNTMAPFVSSAPRAAYVNYMDLDLGMMDYLLLNTSNTNHAVERARVWGEKYFLNNYDRLVKAKTTIDPLNVFRHQQGIPPIFT
- the LOC132050249 gene encoding uncharacterized protein LOC132050249 — translated: MKGGDEERGLVWKLPIVKSKQLGKIGPAFGLGIGCGFGLGIGLIGGTGFGPGLPGLQLGFGLGAGCGIGLGFGYAVGRGFAYDDTRRYSNVGKLFHGPANLPNRNEVGELLDELVVNTKKLIKATTQELDKWRRS